The following proteins come from a genomic window of Pelmatolapia mariae isolate MD_Pm_ZW linkage group LG17, Pm_UMD_F_2, whole genome shotgun sequence:
- the zmat3 gene encoding zinc finger matrin-type protein 3, which produces MMALQLKSGDAAYYQSAEYCRNYTSPPVSYGDSSHYLARLPGPETMLKPPLSLFSHPQQPFQHMDSLHQLGPPPMAPAHPLGPPPIAPAQSIGPPTMAHGQSLGPPPINAPHTLRPPPITPPHTLGPPPMPPAQSLGPPPMAHTLGPPPVDHTQAIVPPTMDLTQQLGPPHMNPAQALVPPPVVAPTAGRFPLPPSPLSSPPAPGPDPSQMPPRPLGPALIPAPVSSLICGPLPGQAAPTSEQPQDEGSSLGTEEQEDSLGLEELCKPLYCKLCNVTLNSAQQAQAHYQGKNHSKKLRNFYAGSQQPPAIRIPEALETVGQTALSSGSTDSDAGRQALYKGAPRVILATENDYCKLCDASFSSPAVAQAHYQGKNHAKKLRLAEAQQNSSTMESSNETTPRRNRKDGSEYRLVKNRRSPQVPASMPGPYYNPRPRQRIPRDLAMCVTPSGQFYCSMCNCGAEQETDFRQHLESKQHKAKVSELRYRHEMENLGYS; this is translated from the exons ATGATGGCGCTGCAGCTTAAGAGCGGGGATGCCGCGTACTACCAGAGTGCAGAATACTGCAGAAACTACACTTCGCCGCCTGTCAGCTACGGTGACAGCAGCCATTATCTCGCACGATTGCCAG GTCCAGAAACCATGTTGAAGCCTCCCCTGAGTCTCTTCAGCCATCCCCAGCAGCCTTTCCAACACATGGACTCTCTACATCAGTTGGGACCTCCGCCAATGGCACCTGCACACCCTCTTGGTCCACCACCCATTGCCCCCGCTCAATCTATTGGACCTCCAACTATGGCTCATGGCCAGAGTCTAGGCCCGCCTCCCATAAATGCACCTCATACATTAAGGCCTCCTCCCATTACCCCGCCACACACTTTAGGCCCCCCTCCAATGCCTCCAGCTCAGTCATTGGGGCCTCCACCAATGGCACACACCCTGGGGCCCCCACCAGTAGATCACACACAAGCAATAGTGCCTCCAACCATGGACCTTACACAGCAGCTGGGGCCTCCACATATGAACCCTGCACAAGCACTGGTGCCTCCACCTGTAGTGGCACCAACAGCAGGTCGATTTCCCCTCCCTCCCAGCCCCTTGTCCTCACCTCCTGCTCCCGGCCCTGACCCTTCACAGATGCCCCCAAGGCCCCTAGGACCAGCCCTCATCCCAGCTCCAGTGTCCAGCCTCATCTGCGGTCCACTCCCAGGCCAGGCAGCCCCAACCAGTGAGCAGCCCCAGGATGAGGGCTCCTCGCTGGGGACAGAGGAGCAGGAGGACTCTCTGGGACTAGAAGAACTGTGTAAACCGCTGTACTGTAAACTCTGCAACGTTACCCTCAACTCTGCTCAGCAGGCACAGGCTCACTACCAG GGAAAGAACCACAGTAAAAAGCTACGAAATTTCTATGCTGGCAGTCAGCAGCCACCGGCCATCAGGATCCCAGAAGCCCTTGAGACTGTGGGCCAGACAGCCCTGAGCTCAGGGTCCACCGACAGTGACGCAGGCAGGCAG GCGCTGTATAAGGGGGCGCCCCGGGTCATCTTGGCCACAGAGAATGACTATTGTAAATTGTGCGACGCTTCCTTCAGTTCACCAGCAGTTGCGCAGGCCCACTACCAGGGCAAGAACCATGCCAAGAAACTACGGCTGGCTGAGGCCCAACAGAACTCGAGTACCAT GGAAAGCAGCAATGAGACAACTCCAAGAAGGAACAGGAAAGATGGCAGTGAGTACCGGCTAGTGAAAAACCGTCGCAGCCCACAAGTACCCGCTTCCATGCCAG gGCCGTACTACAACCCCAGACCGAGGCAGCGCATCCCCCGGGACTTGGCCATGTGCGTGACTCCCAGCGGACAGTTCTACTGCTCCATGTGCAACTGCGGAGCCGAACAGGAGACGGACTTCAGGCAGCATTTGGAGAGCAAGCAGCACAAAGCAAAAGTGTCGGAGCTAAGATACCGCCATGAGATGGAGAACCTCGGCTACAGCTAA